The following are encoded in a window of Pristis pectinata isolate sPriPec2 chromosome 1, sPriPec2.1.pri, whole genome shotgun sequence genomic DNA:
- the LOC127578217 gene encoding LOW QUALITY PROTEIN: cyclin-dependent kinase 2-like (The sequence of the model RefSeq protein was modified relative to this genomic sequence to represent the inferred CDS: inserted 1 base in 1 codon), which produces MDNFQKVEKIGEGTYGVVYKAMNKVTGEMVALKKIRLDALLDVIHSEXKLYLVFEFLNQDLKKYMDSAPPTGLPLQLVKSYLFQLLQGVAFCHSHRVLHRDLKPQNLLINDGGAIKLADFGLARAFGVPVRTYTHEVTRKPLFPGDSEIDQLFRIFRTLGTPNESVWPGVTQLPDFKANFPRWSRQDFNKILPSLDIDGKDLLMQMLQYDPNKRISAKVAISHRFFRDVTIQLPHLQL; this is translated from the exons ATGGACAACTTCCAGAAAGTGGAGAAGATCGGGGAGGGCACCTACGGAGTGGTCTATAAAGCAATGAATAAAGTGACGGGAGAGATGGTGGCTCTGAAAAAAATAAGGCTGGACGC ACTGCTAGATGTTATCCACAGTG AGAAATTGTATTTGGTGTTTGAATTTCTCAATCAAGATCTGAAGAAATATATGGACTCTGCTCCGCCGACAggactccctttgcaactagtcAAG AGTTATCTATTCCAGCTGCTTCAAGGTGTCGCATTCTGTCACTCTCACAGAGTTCTTCATCGAGATCTGAAACCACAAAACTTGCTCATTAATGACGGTGGTGCAATCAAGTTGGCAGATTTTGGATTGGCAAGGGCTTTTGGAGTTCCTGTGCGCACATATACTCATGAG GTTACAAGAAAACCTTTGTTTCCTGGAGATTCTGAGATTGACCAGCTTTTCAGGATTTTCCGCACACTTGGCACACCAAATGAGTCTGTGTGGCCTGGGGTTACTCAACTACCTGATTTCAAAGCAAACTTTCCGCGGTGGAGCAGACAGGATTTCAACAAGATACTACCCAGTCTGGACATAGATGGCAAAGATCTGCTGATG CAAATGCTCCAATATGATCCTAACAAGAGGATTTCTGCAAAAGTTGCAATAAGTCATCGATTTTTCCGTGACGTGACCATTCAGCTGCCACATTTACAGCTGTAG